In a single window of the Antedon mediterranea chromosome 1, ecAntMedi1.1, whole genome shotgun sequence genome:
- the LOC140059630 gene encoding hypoxanthine-guanine phosphoribosyltransferase-like, which yields MTESYIEIPDNSKGYNLDMFCVPKHYEQYLDSVLIPHGVISDRTERLARNIVKDMGEDELVVLCVLKGGYKFCADLLDYIKALNRNSERSIRMSVDFIRLKSYENDKSSGDIRVIGIDSLSTLAGKNVLIVEDIVDTGRTMKKLLKVVNENSPKSVQVCSLLVKRGKNEYRPAYIGFEVPDKFVVGYALDYNEYFRDLNHICIINDEGKKKFAV from the exons ATGACTGAATCATACATTGAG ATACCAGATAACAGTAAAGGGTACAACCTTGACATGTTCTGTGTACCAAAACACTATGAACAATATCTAGATTCGGTGCTTATTCCACATGGGGTCATTTCAGACAG GACGGAGCGTCTTGCTCGTAACATTGTCAAAGATATGGGAGAGGATGAGCTCGTGGTGCTGTGTGTTTTGAAAGGTGGCTACAAGTTCTGTGCTGATTTGCTGGATTACATTAAAGCATTAAATCGAAACTCTGAACGGTCGATCCGAATGTCCGTGGATTTCATCCGATTGAAAAGCTATGAG AATGATAAATCATCGGGTGATATCCGTGTAATTGGAATTGACTCATTGAGTACGTTAGCTGGAAAGAATGTTTTAATTGTTGAG gaCATTGTAGACACAGGTAGGACAATGAAGAAGCTACTGAAAGTAGTGAATGAAAACAGCCCCAAGAGTGTACAAGTGTGTAGTTTGCTGGTGAAACGGGGCAAAAATGAATACAGGCCGGCAT ATATAGGATTTGAAGTTCCAGATAAGTTTGTAGTCGGCTATGCCTTAGATTACAACGAGTACTTTCGCGATTTGAAC caTATTTGCATAATAAATGATGAAGGCAAGAAGAAATTTGctgtttaa